The sequence GACCGTCACGCGGTTGTTGCCCGCGAAGACCGCGGTCACGGGGGAGGAGCCCGACAGCATGGTCTCGGCCGCCAGCCGGACCCGCTCCGGGCCGGTGACGCCCAGCGACATCCAGTCGTCCTCCACCGGGATACCGGCGTCCTCCATCGCGGCGCGGTAGCCGCGCAGGCGCTCGGCGGCGGTGTGGATGCGGGGCATGTCCCCGATGAACCCGATCCGGCGGTGGCCGTGCGCGATGAGGTGCGCGACGCCGTCGCGGGCACCGCCGAAGCTGTCGGAGAGCACGACGTCCGCGTCGATCTGCCCGGCGGGGCGGTCCACGAACACCGTGGCGACGCCCGCCTTTATCTCGGGCTCCAGATAGCGGTGGTCGTCACCGGCCGGGATGATCACCAGCCCGTCCACGCGGCGCGCGCACAGCGCGAGGACCAGTTCCTGCTCGCGGTCCGGGTCCTCGGCGCTGGAGCCGTTGATCAACAGGGCGCCGTGGGCGCGGGCCACCTCCTCCACCGCGCGGCTCAGCGGACCGTAGAACGGGTCCGCCAGGTCCTCCAGGACCAGACCGATGCTCGCGGTGCTGCCCTTGCGGAGCACGCGCGCGCTGTCGTTGCGCCGGAAGCCCAGCGCGTCGATGGCCTCCTGCACCCGGCGCTCGGTGTCCGGGGTCACTCCGGGCTCGCCATTGACTACACGCGATACCG is a genomic window of Streptomyces sp. NBC_00414 containing:
- a CDS encoding LacI family DNA-binding transcriptional regulator, whose product is MAETARRTESRYGNRPTMKDVAARAGVGLKTVSRVVNGEPGVTPDTERRVQEAIDALGFRRNDSARVLRKGSTASIGLVLEDLADPFYGPLSRAVEEVARAHGALLINGSSAEDPDREQELVLALCARRVDGLVIIPAGDDHRYLEPEIKAGVATVFVDRPAGQIDADVVLSDSFGGARDGVAHLIAHGHRRIGFIGDMPRIHTAAERLRGYRAAMEDAGIPVEDDWMSLGVTGPERVRLAAETMLSGSSPVTAVFAGNNRVTVTVVRVIAERARPVALVGFDDIELADLLQPGVTVVAQDAAQLGRTAADRLFRQLDGSLVLPERIELPTRLITRGSGELPPSV